The DNA window CGCAGCACCGGCCGGCTCACGCCATAGGTGGCGAGCATCTCGCTTTCATGTGGCAGGCGGTCGCCCGGCGCAAGCTCGGAGGTCACGATCCGAGCGCCAAGATCGCGAATGATCTCGGCGTGGCGATGCTTGCGGGCGGGTGGAGTGGAGGACATCGATACGGATACTCGTCGGCTCGACACGGAGGCTGGCCGCAGAGTCTAGCACGGGCGCTCCAGGTTTCAGCGCGGGGCGTCGATCGCGGCGGGAGTGAATGCGGTCAGCCACATCTGGCTGTCGAGCACCTCACTCTTGTAGTAGTCGACCTTGACCATCAGTCCCGGGTAGCGGGGATCGACATAGAAGTCGAAACGCCGATCTGGATGCCGTGGATCGCGCGCCTCGACTTGCACCGTAGGCCAGCGGCCAAGCGCGGTGTCGATGGTTGGGGTGGCGACGACGCGGTACTCGAGGCTGCGGGTGCGCTGCCGGTGGTCGAGATAGTCCACCCGGCACGGTGGCGTCCGCTCGTTTCGACACTGGGGATCGTCGAGGCGGCGCCCGATCTCGATCAGCGCGGTCTGCCGGTCCGGCAGGCCTTTGCTTTGCTCGGGATCGAATCGATAGTCCTTGCCGAAGCCGAGCAGCCGGTAGCGGCTTTGGAAATCGTCGGCGATCAGGCGATCGCCATCCTCGTCCAGGTGGAACTGCCCATACTCGCGTCCGCTGGCGATGCTGGCCGAAGCCGTCATCAGGCTGCTCCACTCGCCGTCGCTCTGGCGTTCCAAGCGCTGCTCGATGGTCGCCTGGGGCCAGCCGCCGGCCTTGAGCCGGTACTCGGCGGTGAACGGGTAGGGCGGCCGCGGTTCGGCCTGGGCTACGCTCGCAAGCCCAGTCAGCAGCGTGGCGAGCCCCAGCGTTGCGGCGCGAGGCAGTCGAATCATCGGTGCGTCCCTGCGGTGGGGGTTGGGGCCGGAGGCGCGGACATCTGCATGCTCTGACGCCGCCAAGGCGTATGGGTTCAATCATGTGTTTTCGAGCACTGCCCTTTCGGTCCTCGTCGGCCTCTGCTTAGAATCGATCAAAGGGAGTCCCCGCCGATCCGATCGAGGAGCATCAAGATGCAGTGGCGATTCGCACGACGAGCCGAAGGCAGCGTGAGCTCCGCGGTTCGGGAGATCCTCAAGGTCACCGAGCGTAGCGAGGTGATCTCCTTCGCCGGCGGTCTGCCCGCGGTCGAGAGCTTTCCGCTCGAGGCGCTGCGCGAGGCGAGTCGTCGGGTATTCGAAGGTGACGACGCCGAATCCGCCCTGCAGTATGCGACCACCGAAGGCTATGCGCCGCTTCGCCAATGGATCGCCGCGCGACTTTCGCGCGATGGCGTAAGCATCGACCCCCGGCAGGTGCTGCTCACCACCGGCTCGCAGCAGGCGCTCGACCTGATCGGCAAGGCATTGATCGACCCGGGCGACCGGGTGCTGGTCGAGACCCCGACCTATCTTGGCGCGCTGCAGGCGTTTCGGCTCTACGAGCCGGATTTCGTCTCGCTGCCGAGCGACGACCAGGGGCTCGATCCCGAAGCCTTGAACGCGGCGCTGCTCGACGGTGCCAAGTGCCTCTATACGATCCCTAACTTCCAGAATCCCACCGGACGTCGGCTGCCGCTGGCGCGCCGGCAGGCGCTGGCGGCACTGGCCGAGCAGCGCGGGCTGACCCTGATCGAAGACGATCCCTACGGCGAGCTCGACTACCAAGGGGCGCATCTGCCCAGCCTGCTCGCCCTGGCACCGCGCAACACCCTGCACCTGGGGTCGTTCTCCAAGGTGCTCTCCCCGGGGATGCGGCTAGGCTACGTGGTCGGTCCGGTCGAGGTGATCGACAAGCTGGTCCAGCTCAAGCAGGCGAGCGATCTCCACACCGCCGGGCTTACGCAGCGGATCGTCTTCGAGGCGGTCAAGGATGGATTGCTCGAGCGTCACCTGCCGCAGGTGCGCAAGCTCTATGCCCGGCGCTGCGAGGCCATGCTGGATGCGCTGGCGCGGCACATGCCGCAGGGTGTGCACTGGCATCGACCTGAAGGCGGGATGTTCATCTGGGTCGAGCTCCCGGCGGGAGTGGACGCCAGCCTGCTGTTCGAACGTGCGATCGCGGAAGATGTCGCTTTCGTGCCCGGCGCCCCTTTCTATGCCAACCAAGCCGAGCTCAACACCCTGCGCCTCGCCTTCGTCACCGTCGATGAGCTGCGCATCGAAGCGGGCATCGCGCGTCTCGGCGCGCTGCTTGGCGAGATGCTCGAGGCAGAGCCGGCGAGCGTTGTGGGGCTTGAAGTCTAGAGACGCTCAGGCTCGATCAGGCCGGTTTCACCAGGCCAGAAATGAGTGCGAAGCCCGAGCACTCCTGATGCTGGCGCATCAGCTGGCCGATGAGGCTGCCGCGGCCTTTCGCGCTTCGTTCAGCGCACCAGGCAGCTGAGCGGTTCGCCGGCATCGAGTGCGGCGAGGTTGTCCAGGGCGCGCTGGCGCTGGGCGCCTTGGGCCTGGTGGGTGAGCGGTGCGATATGCGGGCTGAGCAGCATCCGCGGGCTGCGCTTAAGCGCCTCCGGCACCTTGGGCTCGTGCTCGAACACATCGAGCGCGGCGCCGCCCAGGATGCCCTGCTCGAGTACCTCGATCAGCGCGGTCTCATCGACCACGTAGCCGCGCGAGACATTGACCAGATAGCCTTCGCTGCCCAGCGCAGCCATCACTTCACGGTTCACCGCATGGCGGTTGTAGGCCCCGGCGCGCACCGTGACCATCAGCACGTCGCACCACTCGGCCAGCGCCTCGAGGCTCGGCAGGTAGCGATACGCTACGTCGGCATGCGGCGCGCGGCCGCAGTAGCCGATCTCCATCTCCATGGCCTGCGCGCGGCTCGCCACCCGGCGGCCGATCTCACCCAGCCCGTAGATGCCCAAGCGCCGGCCGACCAGCCCCGGTGAGAGAGGCAGCGCGGAGAACCCATTGCCTTGCCAGCGCTCACCGCGGACGTAGTCATGCGCGGCGACGATACCCCGTACCCCCGCGAGCATCAGTCCAGTCGCGTACTCGGCAACGCTCGAGGCGTTGGCGTCGCCTGCATTGGTCACCCGCACTCTGCGCTCGGCGGCGGCGTCGAGATCGATACGATCGAAGCCGGTGCCGTAGCAGACGATCAGCTCGAGCGCGGGCAGCGCATCGAGCAGCGTCGCATCGATCGGCAGCCCGCCCTTGGTGATCATCGCTCGCACCGCGTCGCTCCCCGGCGGCAGCGCCGACGGTTCCATGCGCTCTAGCGGACCGAGCAGCCGATAGCGACTTTCGAGTTCGGCGATGAAGTCGGCGGGAAGCGAGAAGGTCATCAGCACGTTAAAGGGCATGGTCGGCCAAGGCTCCTGGTCAGGTGGGCTGCGTCGACGCTCGGCGCACGCGGGCAGGTGTGGATATTTCGATGGTATACCACTGGTATGGTATTTGCACCGCAGTGCGCAAAGGGGAGCCGCAATGCCCGGCGTTGCGGGCTTTCACCGCGCTTTGCGGTGAGGTTGGCGGGCTGTGGCGGTGCAGTTTGATCGCAATCGGGCGCCATGTTGGTGCAACGACTGAGACCCATCCCCTCGCTCGGTTCTCCATCATCCAGCTGCATGAGGTCAGTGCAATGTCGCAGGCCAGTTGTCCACCCGACCCGCGAGCCCTCGCCGAGCGACTGTTCGGCGCGCTCGCCGAGATCGGCTGCGATCCGCCGGGCATCACCCGCGACGCCTACGGCGACGGTGAGCAGCGCGCCTTCGAGACCATCGCCAGCACGGCGCAGTCGCTCGGCGGCTCGATCGAGCGAGACGCGGCGGCCAACCTCTACTGCCGCTTCGCTGGCGCTTCCCCCGAGCTGCCGATGTGGGTCAGCGGCTCCCATCTGGACTCGGTGCCCCACGGCGGCAATTTCGATGGTGCCGCCGGGGTGATCGCACCGCTGTGCGCGCTGGCCAAATTGGCCGCCGAAGGCCGGCGTCCGCTGCGCGACGTGGTGGTCGCCGCTTTTCGTGCCGAAGAGAGCACCTGGTTCCCGCTCTCCTATCCTGGCAGCCGCGCCGCCTTCGGCATGCTCGATGCCGAGGCGCTGCGGCTGACCCGGGCCGATAGCGGCCGATCGCTGGCCGATCACCTTCGCGAGTGCGGTGGCGATCCCGAGCGTGTCGCCGCTGGCGAGGCCTGGCTCGAGCCCGCTCGCCTGCACGGTTTCATCGAGCTGCACATCGAACAGGGGCCGCTGCTCGAACATCGCGGCGCGCCGCTCGGTGTGGTCAGTGGGATCAGCGGCAGCTTTCGCTATCGCCGTGCGCGTCTGCTCGGGACCCATGGCCACTCCGGCGCGGTGCCGCGCGAGCTGCGCCAGGACACGGTGTTCGCCTTCGCCGCGCTGGTCGGCGAACTCGATGCGCTGTGGAGCGATCTCGAGCGCCGCGGCGAGCGGGCGACGATCACCTGCGGCCAGGTGCACACCGACCCGACGGTGGATGCCTTCAGCAAGATCCCCGGCGAGCTCGGGTTCTGTCTCGATGTGCGCAGCGAGCGGGAGGGGACGCTTTTGGAGATCGAGGATGCGCTGGGGGCGATGCTCGCCCGGATCGAGCGCGAGCGCGGCGTGAGGGCGGAGCTTGGCGAGCGCACCTCGAGCAGGCCGGCGCGGATGGACCCGGGGCTGCGCCGGCTGCTGCGGGAGGCGGCCGAGCGAGCCGGGCTGGACCCGCCGACGCTGCCGAGCGGTGCCGGACACGACGCGGCGACCTTCTCTCATCAAGGGGTGCCGAGCGCGATGCTGTTCGTGCGCAACCAGCACGGCAGCCACAACCCCGAGGAGGCGATGGCGCTGGAAGACTTCTTCGATGCGAGCTCGGTGCTCGCCGAGGTTCTGGCGCAATGAGCGCCGCGACGACAGCCGCTGGCGCCAGTGCGCGCCGCCGGCAGGGCAATGTAGACAACCACAACGACGATCCTGGAGTTTTCATGCGAACGATCTTTGCCAACCGCCTGATCGGCGGCGCGCTGCTTGGCGCGAGTCTCGTCACCACCGTCCAGGCGGCCACCACCTGGACGGTGGTCACCCCTTGGCCGGAGAGCAATTTCCACGTCAAGAACCTGCGTGACTTCGCCGAGCGGGTGGAGGAGGTCACCGATGGCGAGGTAATGATCGAGGTTCACGCCGGGGGAGATCTCGGCCTCAGGGGGCCTGAGCTGCTCACCTCGGTGCGCGACGGGATCATCCAGGGCGCCGACATGCTGCTCACCCAGCAGGTCGGCGATGCGCCGCTGCTCGGCGTCGAGTCGGTGCCCTATCTCACCCGCAACCACGAGGACGCCGCGCTGCTGCGGTCGATGGCCTGGCCGTACTACGAAGGCGTCGCCGCCCAGTTCAACCAGAAGTTCCTCTATACCGTGCCGTGGCCGGGGCAGGGGGTGTTCAGCAAGCGCCCGGTGGAGAAGGTCGACGATCTTCGCGGGCTGCGGCTGCGCACGGTGGACAAGAACGGCACCGACTTCTTCAACGCACTGGGCGCTTCGCCGATCCAGATGCCGTGGGGCGAGGTGATCCCCGCCTTCGCCTCCGGGGCGATCGACGGCGTCGCCACTTCGAGCCCCTCGGGCGTCGACGGCAGCTTCTGGGACTTCGCCAAGCACTTCAACAAGCTCGATTGGCAGCTGGCGCCCGATGTGCTGAGTATCAATCTGGACGCGTGGAACGCGCTCAGTGAAACCCAGCGTGCGGCGATCGAGTCGCTGGCGGCCGAGCGCCAGCCCGTCTACCAGCAGTCGTCCAAGGACGAGGATGACAGCGCCACGGCGCTCTTGGTCGAGCGCGGCATCGAGGTCAGTGCCCCGGACGAGGCCTTCTCCGCGGCGCTGTCCGAGGCGGCGCAGCCGCAGTGGCAGGCATTTCGTCAGAGCGCCGGGAGCGACGCCGATGCGCTGGTCAAAGCCTATCTCGAGGCGCGTGATCAATGAGCGAGCAGCCTGTCGCCACCGTCGCGCCCACCGGTCTCGACGCGCTGGTTCGACGGCTGGTGCGGGGCGGCAACCGGCTGAGCCAGGCCGCCGCGGCGCTCGCCGCGGTGGCGATGGCCTCGCTGTTCATGCTGATGCTGGCCGAGATCGTCGCCCGCAACCTCTACTCCCGCAGCCTGGGATTCAGCTGGGAGATCAGCGGCTACCTGCTTGGCGCGGTGATTTTCCTCGGCAGCGGCTGGACCCTGCGTAACGGTCGCCATATTCGCATCATGCTGCTGCTCGAACACGCCGGCCCCCGGATGCGACGGGGGCTGGACCTGATCGCCACGCTGATCGCAGTGCTGGTGGTCGGCCAGCTGATCCATGCGTTCTCGATCATGACCTGGCAGAGCTGGGCCAACGGGGTGGTGTCGAGTACTTCCGAGCAGTTCCCGCTGGTCTGGCCGCGGCTCGCGATCCTGCTCGGGCTGGTGGTGTGGGAGATCCAGCTGCTGCTGCGCGTGCTGGTGCTGTGCCTGGCGCCGCGGCTGCTGAACTTCGATGAACGGCAGTTGGAGACGATGTCATGAGCGCGATTCTGCTGACGCTTCTGGGCTGCATCCTGCTGCTGCTCTCGGCGGGAGTGTGGGTGGGGGCGGGCCTTGCCGGGGTCGGTGTGGTGCTGCTCGAGGTCTTCCGGCCGATGATGCCGGTCGAGCGGCTGCTGTCGCAGACGGTATGGAAC is part of the Halotalea alkalilenta genome and encodes:
- a CDS encoding aminotransferase-like domain-containing protein, producing the protein MQWRFARRAEGSVSSAVREILKVTERSEVISFAGGLPAVESFPLEALREASRRVFEGDDAESALQYATTEGYAPLRQWIAARLSRDGVSIDPRQVLLTTGSQQALDLIGKALIDPGDRVLVETPTYLGALQAFRLYEPDFVSLPSDDQGLDPEALNAALLDGAKCLYTIPNFQNPTGRRLPLARRQALAALAEQRGLTLIEDDPYGELDYQGAHLPSLLALAPRNTLHLGSFSKVLSPGMRLGYVVGPVEVIDKLVQLKQASDLHTAGLTQRIVFEAVKDGLLERHLPQVRKLYARRCEAMLDALARHMPQGVHWHRPEGGMFIWVELPAGVDASLLFERAIAEDVAFVPGAPFYANQAELNTLRLAFVTVDELRIEAGIARLGALLGEMLEAEPASVVGLEV
- a CDS encoding 2-hydroxyacid dehydrogenase, whose amino-acid sequence is MPFNVLMTFSLPADFIAELESRYRLLGPLERMEPSALPPGSDAVRAMITKGGLPIDATLLDALPALELIVCYGTGFDRIDLDAAAERRVRVTNAGDANASSVAEYATGLMLAGVRGIVAAHDYVRGERWQGNGFSALPLSPGLVGRRLGIYGLGEIGRRVASRAQAMEMEIGYCGRAPHADVAYRYLPSLEALAEWCDVLMVTVRAGAYNRHAVNREVMAALGSEGYLVNVSRGYVVDETALIEVLEQGILGGAALDVFEHEPKVPEALKRSPRMLLSPHIAPLTHQAQGAQRQRALDNLAALDAGEPLSCLVR
- a CDS encoding Zn-dependent hydrolase codes for the protein MSQASCPPDPRALAERLFGALAEIGCDPPGITRDAYGDGEQRAFETIASTAQSLGGSIERDAAANLYCRFAGASPELPMWVSGSHLDSVPHGGNFDGAAGVIAPLCALAKLAAEGRRPLRDVVVAAFRAEESTWFPLSYPGSRAAFGMLDAEALRLTRADSGRSLADHLRECGGDPERVAAGEAWLEPARLHGFIELHIEQGPLLEHRGAPLGVVSGISGSFRYRRARLLGTHGHSGAVPRELRQDTVFAFAALVGELDALWSDLERRGERATITCGQVHTDPTVDAFSKIPGELGFCLDVRSEREGTLLEIEDALGAMLARIERERGVRAELGERTSSRPARMDPGLRRLLREAAERAGLDPPTLPSGAGHDAATFSHQGVPSAMLFVRNQHGSHNPEEAMALEDFFDASSVLAEVLAQ
- a CDS encoding TRAP transporter substrate-binding protein, encoding MRTIFANRLIGGALLGASLVTTVQAATTWTVVTPWPESNFHVKNLRDFAERVEEVTDGEVMIEVHAGGDLGLRGPELLTSVRDGIIQGADMLLTQQVGDAPLLGVESVPYLTRNHEDAALLRSMAWPYYEGVAAQFNQKFLYTVPWPGQGVFSKRPVEKVDDLRGLRLRTVDKNGTDFFNALGASPIQMPWGEVIPAFASGAIDGVATSSPSGVDGSFWDFAKHFNKLDWQLAPDVLSINLDAWNALSETQRAAIESLAAERQPVYQQSSKDEDDSATALLVERGIEVSAPDEAFSAALSEAAQPQWQAFRQSAGSDADALVKAYLEARDQ
- a CDS encoding TRAP transporter small permease subunit encodes the protein MSEQPVATVAPTGLDALVRRLVRGGNRLSQAAAALAAVAMASLFMLMLAEIVARNLYSRSLGFSWEISGYLLGAVIFLGSGWTLRNGRHIRIMLLLEHAGPRMRRGLDLIATLIAVLVVGQLIHAFSIMTWQSWANGVVSSTSEQFPLVWPRLAILLGLVVWEIQLLLRVLVLCLAPRLLNFDERQLETMS